The Salvelinus sp. IW2-2015 unplaced genomic scaffold, ASM291031v2 Un_scaffold1947, whole genome shotgun sequence genome contains the following window.
AACTATAGGAACATGGTAGCATTTATTACATCAGGGAGATTAGCAGTGTCAGCAGCCTATTTGCAACACATCTCGTTTTTGTATTTAGATTTTTGTATGCTTCACTTGCATTCAGTAGTCTATGAACACATGGTTATGAAGGCATAAATGTATGAAAGCGTATACTTATATtaaatggacaaaaggaacacctatgtgagaatactattcattcacacaggcctcctaattgtccctagaatttctaagcaaacagccggAGGCAGGGCTtctctatagatctccatttttatggaatggtctgtctacccatgtgagagacgcagactcggtcttcaacctttaagtctttattgaagactcatctcttcagtaggtcctatgattgagtgtagtctggcccaggagtggaaggtgaacggaaaggcacagGAGCAagaacgcccttgctgtctctgcctgccagTTCCCCCCCTCCACTGggatctctgcctctaaccctattacagggctgatcactggcttactggtgctcttccatgccgtccctaggaggggtgcgtcacttgatgggttgagtcactgacgtggtcttcctgtcctgggttggcgcccccccctggGTTGCCGTGGTAAGAGATCTTTTTGGGCGTATACTcgcgccttgtctcaggatggtaagttggtggttgaagatacccTTAGGTCGGTGTgcgctagggtcagtctgttaatcTGAGTATTATACCTGTCTTATTCCATGTCCGTGTGGAATTTAGAGTATTTGACGATCTgctctattctctctttctttctctcgaggacctgagccctaggacccatACCTCAGGACTACTGGCATTGATGACCCTcctgttgtccccagtccacctggccatgctgcggCTCCagatttcaactgttctgcctgccatgggcaatggaaccctgacctgtttcaccgtgattactattatttgaccatgctggtcatttatgaacattgaacatcttggccatgttctgttataatctccacccgcacagccagaagagggactGAACTACCCtcctagcctggttcctctctaggtgctTCCTAGGTTtaagcctttctagggagtttttcctagccaccgtgcttctacacatgcattgcttgctgtttggggttttaggctgggtttctgtacagcactttgatatatcagctgatgtaaagaagggctatataaatacatttgatttgattgactacagctcagcgttcaacaccatagtgccctcaaagctcatcactaagctaaggaccctgggactaaacacctccctctgcaactggatcctggaattcctgacgggccacccccaggtggtaagggtaggtaacaacacatctgccacgctgatcctcaacacgggggcacctcaggggtgcgtacttagtcccctcctgtactccctgttcactcatgaccgcacagccaggcacgactccaacaccatcattaagtttgctgatgacacaatggtaggcttgatcaccaacaacgagacagcctatagggaggtcagagacctgaccgtgtggtgcaaggacaacaacctctccctcaacgtgatcaagacaaaggagatgattgtggactacaggaaaaagaggaccgagcacgcccccattctcatcgacggggctgcagtggagcaggttgagagcttcaagttccttggggtccacattaaccaacaaactaacatggtccaagcacaccaagacagtagtgaagagggcacgacaaaacctattcccaggagactgaaaagatttggcatgggtcctcagatcttcaaaaggttttgcagctgcaccagagagcatCCAGAcgggttgcatcattgcctggtatggcaactgctcgggcctctgaccgcaaggcactacagtgggtagtgcatacggcacagtacatcaccggggccaagcttcctgccatccaggatctctataccaggcggtgtcagaggaaggccctaaaaattgtcagactccagccaccctagtcatagactgctctctgtgCTACCGCATGGGAAgcagtactggagtgccaagtctaggtccaagaggcttcttaacagcttccaccctcaagccataagactcctgaacacctaatcaaatggctacccagactatttacatcccccccccccttctacactgctgctactctctgatagtatctatgcatagtcactttaataacactacctatatgtacagtcatggccaaaagttttgagaatgacacaaatattaatttccacaaagtttgctgcttcattgtctttagatatttttgtcagatgttactatggaatactgaagtataattacaagcatttcataagtgtcaaaggcttttgacaataacatgaagttgatgcaaagagtcaatatttgcagtgttgacactttttcaagacctctgcaatctgccctggcatgctgtcaattaacttctgggccacatcctgacggatggcagcccattcttgcgtaatcaatgcttggagtttgtcagaatttgtgggtttttgtttgttcacccgcctcttgaggattgaccacaagttctcaatgggattaaggtctggggagtttcctggccatggacccaaaatatcgatgttttgttccccgagccccTTAGTTATTACTTTTGCCTTATAGCGAGGTGCTCCattatgctggaaaaggcattgttcgtcaccaaactgatcctggatggttgggagaagttgctctcggaggatgatttggtaccattctttattcatggctgtgttcttaggcaaaattgtgagtgagcccactcccttggctgagaagcaaccccacacaagaatggtctcaggatgctttactgttggcatgacacaggactgatggtagcactcacctcgtcttctccggacaagcatTTTTCCGGATGccacaaacaatcggaaaggggattcatcagagaaaatgactttaccccagtcctcagcagtccaatccctgtaccttttgcagaatatcagtctgtccctgatgtttttcctagagagaagtggcttctttgctgcccttcttgacaccaggccatcctccaaaagtctttgcctcactgtgcgtgcagaagCACTcagacctgcctgctgccattcctgagcaagcgctgtactggtggtgccccgatcccgcagctgaatcaactttaggagacggtcctggcgcttgctggactttcttgggcgccctgaagccttcttcacaacaattgaaccgctctccttgaagttcttgatccgataaatggttgatttaggtgcaatcttactggcagcaatatccttgcctgtgaagacctttttgtgcaaagcaatgatgacagcacgtgtttccttgcaggtaaccatgtttgacagtggaagaacaatgattccaagcaccaccctccttttgaagctttcaATCTGTTAATCGAACTCAATtcgcatgacagagtgatctccagccttgtcctcgtcaacactcacacctgtgttaacgagagaatcactgacatgtcagctggtccttttgtggtgtttttgggggggggatttagttcatttgcatggcagagggactttgcaattaattgcaattcatctgatcactcttcataacattatggagtatatgcaaattgccatcatacaaactgaggcagcagaccttGTGAAAATTaatgtcattctcaacttttggccacgactgtacttattacctcgacaccggtacccactgtatatagcccggctattgttatttactgcttctctttaatttgttattctcttttttttttttccttaactgcattgttggttaaggtcttgtaagtaagcatttcactgtaaggtctacacatgttgtattcggcacgtgacaaataaaatgggaTTTGAAATGTGTGTACATAGTTCTGTCCTTGTGATGTACTTGTCTATTACTGTTATGTATTAGCCAGTCATTTTATGTGGACcttaggaagagtagctgcagacTCATGAGCTCAACATTTCTTATAGTACCCATTCAAGACTTTCAGACGTGTCTAGTGAGactggggttgtttctggacggtGCCAGTAGCAGAAGGGTAAATGGCGCTATCTGCTGTTTTATCCATGAATTTAACCTTTTTCCTACTACCACACTAGTAACTCCCGAAAACATTGTCGTAGCAGTCAAATTAGTCAACAATCAATACCACCGTCACACACCTTGACTATAATTCCCAAAATAGAAGtagattttaagaaatgtacaGTAGCAAGCAAATGACTACTTGCACCTTCACCCCTACATGGCTGCACTGCAGCACCAAGTCCAAACATTGACTAAAGGTTGCTAACATTGctccttatagtccaaggacctcACATGTTGTTTAAAGGCGATATGGCTCTGGAAGCCTAAAAAGCCAAATACTTCACCTAAACCAATTCTCAATTGTTGTACAATTCTAAACATAATCCGTACTTTCTTATcctaaaataatttcacaaatgcaaaatacacttGCTGTACAGTTAAGTTGCAGCCAATAGTATTTTTCCATTGACAACCCGTTTGTAGCATCCATTTACACACGTTAGGAGACGCAGATGGCCAATTAGCACAGGTAGTAAGTAGACTAACTTCAATTTCTGTTTTCCGTAAACACACGCTGTAACACGGAGATACTGCATGTTCGTGTGGGAACACGAATACTATACTGTACACAGTACTAGCTATTTAGATCACATAAGAAAACATGCAATCATCCACATAGTTATTATACTTCTAGcataacatttattttcaatgacacagACCATCTTGGATTATTGCCTGAGCGCAACAGTGGGTCTCTCATTTAATCCTTTATTACATTTATCTAATTTGAAAGGTCCTTTTGCTTCCAAAACACTACCGCAAGTGATGCGTGTTAATGATCAAACTGAGCATCCATGGCTCTTACCAAAATCCCCCAGTACAGAAGACGCCCTCGTCCAATGacttgtgtaatgtaatggaacagtCATCAAGGGCTATGCAGCACCCAACTGCTTCAGTGGCTGTGTCCAGATGGAAACAAAAAAAGTTTTCATTAAGCAAAACACCCAAAGAAGAAAATACACGGAATATTTAGCCTTTTCCTTTTTTACAAAGTTTATTTCAGATTTTGAACAAGTTTAGTCGAACAGGCCGAATCCCATGTCGTCATCAGATCCCTCTTCagactcctccttctcttccttcttctcctcagCTGTAAAGAGATAAGTAATCAATTAACCATACAAATTGTCTGAAAACACAGCCAGCTCTAGTGAAAGTAATATAATAAACAGTTAACCAAAATAAACTACCCTTTATGTACTAGTAATGCGCTTATCAGCCATTTATCAATCCGAAACTGACCTGCTGTTTTTAAAATGGCCCCATTCTACCAGCCTTGATGTAATAAAAATAATGACCCCCACCAATTTAAAAAATCCATGCATTTAGCAATGAAACTGTTTTAATGCTGTTTGCATTGAGACTGTTTTGGTCTGTACTATAACATTTCCCATGTATTTAGTAAAGGCAAATAAGCTTTAGCTTGCCTGACCAAGTGCCACATCGATATTGAGCTGACCCACACATCAATATCTATAAATTTAACACCTCATAATATGGCATTACGCCCAGTTTGGCATGAAAAATGATGGACATCCAAAAGGTCAACTTGACAAGGATCTAGAACACTCATGTGGGCTCTGATGTATGCTCACCTGCAGCGGGGGCAGCTGCTCCAGCAGCAGCGGCTCCACCTGAGCTGGCCACTGCCACAGCACCACCTGCTGGCATACTGGCCAGTTTACCATAGCCTGTGAGAGAAATTACAGTTAACTGATTTAATTACAACTATATTGTTCTTAGTCCAGACTGACTATTTCAGGTTCTAATTTTAAGTAGATGTGTTCTCGTCAGTGACTTTTCATTATGCATTGACAGTTCTGCAACCCACCTTGGGCAATCACCTCTTCCACATTTTTGCCACCAAGTTCAGTGACAACCTGAAGGGGAAGAGAAAAAGGGGTCAGAAATTAGTGGCCCAGAGATTGCAAGCATGTTGTTTTCTGATATAACTCCACTTTCAAAACACACAAATCATGCATTTCCTTTActcaacattttttacattttacatttaagtcatttagcagacgctcttatccagagcgacttacaaattataCTGATATAAGGTAAAACATGTGATATTAAACATACTTTCTCCATGCGTGTCTTGTCAGCCTCAATGCCAACACTTTCCAGGATCTTCTTTATGTCAGCAGCCTGTGGGCTGGCATTACCACCAAGGGCAGAGAGTAGGTATGCAGCAACGTAACGCATTCTGCAATACAGATCATGATGcagttacaacaacaaaaaacaaggcATTAAAAAAAATACCAATACAGTTATATTACTTTAGACAAATAAAAGTACACATGCGTCTCAAAGGGAACTTCGCAGTATAACCCTATAACATAGAAACAATGAAGACTTTTCCATGTCATACCCACAGAGCATCAAGTAGCTAGGCCTACAAACACCTATTATACATTTGTTTCAAGAGTGATATTTAGACACCTTCTCCATAATCTAAGTGAGAAAAAAATAGGTTGGTTGAGCATCTTTACCAAAGACTAGGACTCACTGCCTTACTCAAAACATCTGATTGATTAGCtaactaggtaacgttagctagataactgAGGTtagcaaattagctagctagtcgaGCTTGCTAGCGCACTGTCCACAAAGTTCCAGTTGGTGAGTTTGTCACTGATAACTGTTATTTCTTCAATCAGAATATGAAGATGTGGCATTGAAAAACTCCCTCGCAAATAATTTTACCAATCAACTAGCTACAGTTTTGGGCCTTGTTTCTTTGAGGCAACAGTGAGAGCGAGTACACATGGTGACATGTCATGGCTGTTAGGTAGCAAGCGAACTGGCTAGCATGCTCCTCTCCAATACATTATTTGCTGTCCAATTTTAGGTTAAGGGTAAGACAAATATTTGAAGGGAATGCCTACGTTATGGTGCCGTGTTGGACTTATTTTCACAGGGTGTATATGTACTAAATTTCCTTTAGAAGACACTCACTTGACACGGAGAAAGCAGATGCGTGTTCACGACGAGATTTGCACAGGCGGAAAGGAAGTTCCAAAGCAGGGGGGAAACGGAAAAACGCTTGATGGGCGGGGAAATCGAATGAATTTTGATTGGAGGAGAAAATTCACAACAGGGTGCACTTGATTTGCAAGGCGAAGTGAGGAGATGGTCCGGAGGCCGGGCGGCGGCAACACAATgaaaaatttcagatttttttttttttagggaaaCTGGAATCACTACATGGTGATAATGATACGCCCCATGTAAGTGATTGGGCCACTGTTCAGTCCAGCAAAGTGCCATTGACTCTCAGTGGTCAATAACTGGACGGACGGAGCTGGGACTGTGCTGTGACCTTAGAACAGACACCTAATTTGGACTACATTAGTACCAACATAGTGCCATACTCTATGAAATGGTACATAACCCTTACTATAGTACCATTCTTGCCTCTGGCAATATGACATAATATGGCATCTTCAAAAGTTATCAAACAAAAAATGTGGGTCTCCTAAACAAAAAGGATGTTAAAACTACACGTGTTAAAGGAATTACACAATATAATTTATGGTAGTATTATTTAAGTTGAGAATAAAAATAAgcaaattaaaacatttttcaTGGTATAATTTATTTTGTGCAgtttttgtaacacaataaacaatacaaatcaacagaataaACTGAGAGCAGCACATTTTGTAAGTAGACCTAACAGTCCAGAACAAGCAAACATTCAATATGATATCAAATAGTTCTCATAAATGTTGCAAGTTTGGTCTTGGTACTCAAAACAAGAATATAACACGGTCAGAAAAGGAATACAAATAATTTCAGGATTTATTTCTCTCATGAAAATCCcttgtaaaaaattaaaatatcaaAAGAAAACACTTAGAAAAATATTCTATTGACCCTTCCAAAATATAAGAGGGTAGAAACCTGAGGGGTGTTTCACAAAGCTCTAGGAATTGGCAAGGTAACTGTCCTGAACATTCTGTTGAAACCATTCATGTCAGTCACAAGGACAACATTTCAGTAATCATACTAAGGGGCAAGCTGACATGTAACCAACTTGCTATGGGGTGCCAAATCTGTTAAGCCTTTGCTTAATTTACACATCTTTTTAAAAGAatgaatagaacatagaataatTTGTTTATGAAGTGAAGAAAACTTTAGAGTGAAGGAAATACAAAATGTTTCATGATTTAGAAGAATACATT
Protein-coding sequences here:
- the LOC112072507 gene encoding large ribosomal subunit protein P2; this translates as MRYVAAYLLSALGGNASPQAADIKKILESVGIEADKTRMEKVVTELGGKNVEEVIAQGYGKLASMPAGGAVAVASSGGAAAAGAAAPAAAEEKKEEKEESEEGSDDDMGFGLFD